Below is a genomic region from Phragmites australis chromosome 20, lpPhrAust1.1, whole genome shotgun sequence.
ACTCTGGCCGGCTATATATACACGGCGCCAGCCGTGATTAAGGAATCAGGCAAGAGAAATCAATTTAGTTCCCAGTCCTCTTCTCCTATCTCTCCCTCAATGTTCTAAGTCTCCCCAATCTATAGTTTAATCCTTTTCCTAGCAGCCAACACCGCCCATCGCAAATTGCAAACTGGCCTAGCCATACAATGATTTGGCCCTTCTGGGGTAAATACAGTTGTGAAACTTTTACAATAATTACATTTTGTTCTTATAAGTGAGTGGGCAATAGGATGGACTGGTGTGATATGGTTTACCTCTCTTTTTTACTTGAGGGAAAATGTTGACCTCTTCTTACTAGTATATTTCCTcttgccatttttttcttttcttttttttccagtaTCTGATGCCCCATGTCTGTTTTGTGGTATCCTGGTATGCTTGTTGCTTTATGTAGGTCATGTGTCGTGGAAGTGTCTTTTGCACATTTGTAGGTACCCTTGTAATTTGATGACAACATAATTGTCCCACCTGTCTCATTGTTCCTCCTCCTCAGATATTGTTGGATATTCATGAGCCACAAATTCGAAATGCGAAATGGACTCTTTGGTTCAGGTTTATAGGAATTGGAAGTTTGGAACCCTGGAACCTAATGTCTTATTCACAGGCTGTAAATTCTAATTGACCTTGCTTTCTGCCAAAGGAATCTGGAGCTCGACAACAGCTTTCACTCACGATACAACACTCCTTGATGTAGATCATGTAGCATAAAACAAGATCAGTTCGTTTCTTGTAATGTGCATTCACAAAAGTAGAAGACAGATAAAAGCTTTAAATAAAGCAGCTGTTCCTATCCGACAACTCAAGGTGTCGCGCATGATAATGATATCATTGGATTCACAGTATATTGCTGCATAAACTATACAATTTTGGTCTCTATTTCATAAGAAACTGTATGCTAGTTTGTTAATAGCAGATATGATCCAAAACATCCCAGTAATTAGTGTTGCAGAATGCATCCAGTTTAACTTTAGTGAGATCTTCTCGCTAGGAATAATGTTTTCATAAAACTTCACTGAGTGATAAGTTTAACAGGTATGCGATTGATACTATGCAATCCACTAGCATGAAGGAAGCCCAGAAAAATGGTGTCCATCGGCTAGCCGAAGAAACAACGCTGATGCAATTAATATTCGGGGGCTATCTACTATCTAAGGTTTCTTCACACAGACCACTTGGCCTTTTCCATGTCCTATGGACTTCTAGTGGAAGCATTGCATATCTCATAAAAATGCACCTTTATAACATTTTTAATCGTTTCTCCTTTTTCCTAGATAAAATGCACCAAGTGTGAGGCCAGTTCAGAACAATGTGAACGTATTTTGGATCTAACTGTTGAAATAGATGGGGATGTCCGCACCCTCGATGATGCACTTCGTCGGTTTACATCTACAGAAGTTTTAGATGGTGATAACAGATACCATTGTAGCAGGTTGGTTCACTTTTGTTCCATTATTGTTTAGCTTCTCTACATGCTTATGATGTGCATTTGTGTTTTTTATGATGTTGCTTGCATATATCACCTTGCATAGTCAAGGTAACTTGAGCTAAACCAAGGGCCTTATAATGGTAACTGATCTTCAAACAAAGTATTGTCAATGTAGCACTTTTAGCTACTTCACTTCCTGTAGGAGTTGAGGTTGGTGATAACTTTGAATCATTACTTGAGATTTATGGGAGAATTGAATGCTTACCTAGTGGCCTAATCCTCTCTTAGCCTAATGATACCTGACTTCATCCTTCTTTTGCTTCTAAATATGATATTCCTCGACTTATTTATTATCACCAGATGCAAGTCATATGAGCGTGCCAGAAAGAAGTTGAGAATATCAGAAGCGCCAAATATTCTTACCATTGCATTGAAAAGATATCAGGTACCATTAAGATTTTTAGGCTATTTCCTTTACTTTGAAGTACCATGCAGTCTCAATAATTGGTTTTGTCAACCTGGGTTGATATTTTCCTGTGTTAGATTTGGATTAAGTTTATagagcattgtatttttgttatacattcactgtaaatccttttttttttggacagTCTGGTAAGTTTGGCAAGATCAATAAGGTCGTCAGGTTCAAGGAGCACTTGAATTTGTCTGACTACATGAGTGCAACAGATGATTATACCCCTGTGTACAAGCTGTATGCGGTGGTTGTCCATCGTGATGATATGAATGCAGCCGTTTCAGGCCATTATGTATGTTATGTCAAGGATCCCCAGGGGAGGTGGCACGAGATGGATGATAGCAAGGTAAGTAATACTTTCTAAACCTGTCTAGTATAGTGTATTGCATATTGGAAGATTATTTAAACCGATACATGTTATAATACCGAtcagttttttcttctcataaTTCCTGTATCTGGTTTGATTTTGAACAATCAATGATGGAGTAGACATTGAATTGGAACCTAAAACAGATTTTGTTTCAGTTTTGTCTGAACTCTGATGGTGACACGGATGactttcaattaaaataggacTACACCAAGGGTCCGCTTTGAGCCCTTATTCATTTGCTTTGATGATGGATGGGGTCACAAGAGACACACAAGGAGATATCCCTTGGTGTGCTctttgttgatgatgtggtgttAGTTGACGAGAGTAGGATCGGGGTTAATAGCGAATTAGAGTTGTGGAGATATATTTTAGAATCGAAAGGTTTTAGACTTAGTAGGACCAAAACCGAGTATATGAGGTGTGATTTTGGTATTTCTAGGCATGAGGGGGAAGATGTTAGTCTCAGTGGAGAGGTGGTTCTCAAGAAGGATACTTTTCAATACTTGGGATCGATGCTACAAAGGGATAGTGATATCGATGAAGATATTAGATAATCAAAGCTGGATGGATGAAATAATACCGAGCTTCTGGCATCCTCTGTGACAAGAGGTTACTACAAAAGCTAAAAGGTAAGTTCTATAGGACGACGATTCGATCCTCGATGTTGTATGGTGCAGAACGTTTGCCAACTAAAAGGTAACATGTCTAGCAGTTAAGTGTATCATAGATGTGCATATTGCGATGGATATGTGGCTAGATATGAAAGGATCGGATCCGAAATGATGATATACATGATAGGGTAGAGGTACCACCAACTAAAgaaaagcttgtccaacatcggttgAGATGTTTTGGACATATCAAACGGAGGCCTCTAGAGTCATATGTGCTTAGTGGGATACTAAGACGCGTTGATAATATGAAGAGAGGCAGGAGTCGACTAAACCTGACATAAGAGAAGACCGGAAAGAAAGACTTGAAGGAATGAAATATCCCTAAACTATCCATGAATAGAAGCGCGTGAAAGTTAGATATCCACGAGCCAGaatcataacttatgcatcGGTCTTCTTGTACCATTATTGcttttactatattttactattattagtacctttattattattgttgctgctgctgctgctgctgctgctgttttttcatcatctttttaattggattttgtgggtttcatctccagCCTACCCCTACTTGCTTGGGATTAAAAGGCTTGTTGTTGTTTGTTTGAACTCTAAACAGAAGCTATTTGCCTGGTGACATTTATTAGATGCTGTAAGAACAATGAGCCATGTTTCCACttggactaatttttccagataAATACTCTTTAATGTTTTTTGTAGGTGAAACCTGTTTCTTTGGAAAAAGTCCTGTCAACATGTGCGTACATGCTTCTTTATGCAAGGTAAATACCGTGTTGCTCTCACTTATGACCTTCTATCCAGCATTTCCTCATCTAGTTTTTGCTGGCTATCCTAAACTCTGCTGTACTCGTGTTAACTCAATCAGGTGCTCACCACGTGCCCCAGGCTTTGTAAGGAAAGCAATGCTTACTCAAGGTCCATCGCGTGCTAAGAAACCCAAGCAGATGGCAGATTCAGGATCAGCGCCTTTGGGAGGAGGCAGTAACTTGAACAGGCACCAAGGTGGGCAGTTGTGCAAGGGTCGTGTAGCGCATGACCTCACATACAGATTGGATACATCCGATGATTCGTCGTTTCGGGTACCGGGCTTTAGTCGAAGCGACAGCTCCTCGCTGTTCAGCAACTCTGATGCTGGGTCAACCAGCACTTTCAGCAGTGATAGCACTGACAGCACAAGGAGCTCTACCAGCATGGAGGAGTGTGGTTACTTATTTAGAAGCTTTGATCAAATGTGCCCAGTAAGCATACCCGAGGAAGATGAGCTTAGCTACTCGCGACAGAGGTCTAGCTTGAACCCTAGCTCATCTTCAGGCCAAGACATGGATCAAGCAGGTGAATTTGCCCGGCAGTACCAGCACAAGCATCAGGCTGGcagaggggtttgggagggtGGGGAGAATCCATCCGTCTCCTATACTGACCAAGGTAAACACCAGGGTAGTAGCAGTCGTAGTCGTAGTTGTAGTCGTAGTTGTAAGTTAACAGAACAGCGTAGGGTGACAGGGGAGATTGGCCATGGCCCTATAGAGGGCGGGGCGGCGTTTTACATAGACGGCCAAGTAGGGAGAGGACGGCCCAGGTATTTTATTGATACAGGCGGCTCGGGGTTGTAGAGAGATTAATCTTTTGTCATGTATGATTTATACCATCTCAATTTTAAAAAGGGGGCGGTTCATAAAAGGGATGTGTGTGTCTGCTTCGTGGGATTAATTATTTGTCTGGTATCTAGGGCAAAGTACTCTCATCTGTAAGGTCGTgcaaaattcttttatttttttccaaatttttttaagaaaaataggTGTGACAGTGTTTGACTTGCTCTGCGCCTTCACCAAATTTGATGATGCAACCCTATGTACattggaagaaagaaaagaacttTCTGTCGCTTTGCATAGGGTTGTTTTTAAAACATTTGGAAGGCTCTGAACATGTTGAACGCCATCGATCTAACTATATTTTCTTGATATTTTGGGGGAAAAAATATCAGTATTTTGCACGACTTCGCACGGTTCAAGGGATTTGCACTAGATGCCATGGATTAATGACCCCGAAGAGGACTCGCATTTCTCTGCTTCCATTGTGGTCCCCATTTTCTAAGACGGGTCTGCACCGTCAGTCTAACGGTGACAGAAATCTAGATATtcgatttttcaaaatagatacTTATTTTcgtaattttttgatttaagaaatataaaaataaaataattcccAGGATAGATGGATAGTTGGATAGTGCCCTCAAGGCCGGCCCATCTGTCAAAGCCTTCGAAGGCTGGCCAGTCTAGTCTAACTGCAGACGGCCTGTTCAGTCTTGTGAGGGAGACCCTTTCTTTCATTTTCCACACGCCACTTACTTTTAAGGAAAAAGTCTATTTCGCCACCCTTAAGTATTGTCTAAGTCCGTTTTTTTCCCATAACCATAAAACTAGATATTGTTACTCCCTCAACTATCTAAGCCGGATTTTTTCCCTCCCCGCGTGGTTTTGAACCCGATTTCATCCTAGGTGACGCCGATGTGGCATCCAAGCATTTTAATGCTAACATGACGTCCATGTAGACAACACACTCATCACCTTCCATATTCCCCTTTCCCTTTGCTCCAGCGGCGAGACTAGAAAAGGTTGGGGGTGACGGCGAGTGCGCAAGTGCTCCTCGTCGAGCTCCATTCCGCTCGGAGCTCCCCCTCGGCATTGAGGTCACCATCTATGAGATTGTGTTCACGACAAGCTCACCTTTCGTGCGAAGATCCCATCCATGGTGAGGTTGCCCTCTGCACCGAGCTCCCATCCGCGGTGAGCCTGCCCTCAGCTCTGAGCTCCCCTTCATGGTAATGTCACCCTTCATGCCGAGCTCCCCTCCACTCCTGATCTCCCCCACGTGCTGAGCTACTATCCACCATGAGCACGCCCTCCACTACTGACCTCTCCACACCAATGATGACCCCAACGGCAAGTGTGCAGGTGCATCGTTGATGCTCCTCGGCGAGCTCCATTCCGTGTGGAGCTCCCCCTTGGTGGCGAGGGCTAGGGCTTGCATGCCACGGTCCATCGCTGCACCACCTCCTCCGATCCTTCATCGCCCGACGGGGTCAGGTACACGTCCACCACGAGTGGTTCCCCGGGGGATGGCTTCAGCAGGTGCTCTGCGACGGGCGGGCGACGATGGCGCGTGGTACGATACCTTGTCCTCATCTCCATTGTGGGAGTGGCGGGAACCTCGTCCTCATCTCCATCGTGGGAGCAACGGGCAACTCGTCGTCGTCTCCATCGTGGCTCCATTTCCGTGGGCGGTGACCGAAGTGGAGGGACAAGCTAGTCGGAGTTGGAGGTGGCGGTGGTTCTCCACGAGAATGTGTTGGGAGTTGTTGTTCCTGGACTTGGTGCTATCGGGGAGGTTTAGTGCGGTGTGGGGAAGCGGTCTGAGGGTGTGGCTCTGCCAGTGGACAACGATGGAGAAGATAGGCGACACAGGCGTTGTACATGGTGTCGAACCAGTGGGGGCTCGGATAGGGGAACAAGAGGGCTAGGAAAGCTAGAGAAGACATTGAGGATACTCACCGTGCTCTCTAGGGGCTCTGGGTGGTCGGAGTTGAGCTGGCAACGATGAGGTGGAGCTTGGGGGCGACAATGGTGGAGCTGTATGCTAAGTGCCTTCCCATGGGTCTTGAGTTGCTGTGAGGGACTTGGGAGTGAGAGAAGAGCTTGTTGATGCTACTGGAGTGGAAGAAGGGAAGAGAAGCTCACCAGAGGCGATGAATTACCGCGGTCTCCTCGACCTCACCATGGATCTAGTACCCGCGCTGCATGAGGGCGTCGAAGAAGAGGACGTGGCCTCGGATGCCGCCACAGCCGGCCACGGTCGGGAGGTCGGCAGGCATGGTGGCCACAAGGGATTCATGGCCAACCACCAATGATCCCCTCTTCGTCGATGACGGCGTGGCCGCACCGTTGTCCGACACAGGCCTGTGTCTTTTTTTCAATTTAGTTACTGGAATATCTACGTGTATAATAACTCATGCCACATGTCATTTGACATGTGGGTGACCACTGCCATACGTGAGCCACGTAGGAcaaaaccaagttcaaaacaaCGCGGGGAGGAAAAAATCCAGTTTAGATAGTAGAGGAAGCAACAATATCTATTTTTGCGGTTGTGGGAAAAAAATGGACTTGGACAATAGTTGAAGGGGTTTTTTAAGGCCCAGATTAGGATTTTCCaggaaaaaaatcatatgatGTCCATCCAGTGATCAAACGGGAGTGAGTTGCTAGAACTTGCCAAAGAACGAATGGCTTTACATCATGTTGCACTTCTTCTgctatctctctttctcttattACTTTATTATTAGTCAATTTTGCTGCCATTTCAATCTGGGGAAAATTCACAAAATATCACTCCATAGGATGCATGGCAGTTCGCACAAACCACCCCCAAAGAATGGTTTTAACAAAATATCACTCAAAACATACCACTTGCTTCACACAATATACCATTATTCCCTTCTTTCACCATTTTTAATTATGTTCAAGCCATTTTTCCCGACCTGAAATGACCAAACTACCCACTATTGGCATGAGTTTCCTCCTTACTTTATCTGGTAACATGGGACCTTTTGGATGGTGCAATGCACGGGTATGCTAAAAAGGTCAAATAAATTTCATGGTCAATTCTATGATGTTGTTGCTTAAATTGCATGACTATATATAATGCTGAAAACATGTCCATACAACAAGTTCATGTAAAAAAATGTCACGTTTCTAGGCAATGTGAGACATCCAAGAAAACATGTAAGCATAACTAGTCCTTGACTCCTCCATGGAAGAGAACACATAAGGCCTGGCCCGATGCTTGCAAGCCTGGTCCAATTATGGCAATTTTGTCATTTCAGGTGGGGGTACAATCACTTAGAAATAGTTGAAACGGTAATAGAAGTGGATAATGGTATTTTGTTAATCACAAGTATGTTTGGAGTGGTGTTTTGCGAACTGCATGCTTTGTAGTGATATTTTGTGAATTCTCCCTTCAGACTGTAGATATGCTATGCTCATGGATCACATATATCCTCTCGGCTACACCGCTATCCTCTAACTCTGT
It encodes:
- the LOC133902087 gene encoding ubiquitin carboxyl-terminal hydrolase 16-like, giving the protein MAVADVSSVLAAAVAAVLVVLAVVAHGWLRRAEARREEVQRLAWHAAEEVEVAEREEAYYYGQYGGFVMASDLAEAPPLWTALEVAPAREEVEAAREEVEAARASPPVAAAMGKGACAVCGRPTTFRCKRCKAVKYCTFKCQIAHWREGHKDECHPPGVGAKQYDTIESVMAGVEPAVKGMPSDKTSYTAEASADGHGNDDRFIRFSQFTGQAESVDCSRLSTSSKACKVHDAAVREKFCHTAPDQPAGLESGLEQSNKQALGTDNLGSSRHLPCVPAVDKVPFTHSGAYCLARNPSKRADNLPRPSVRSESAGVMPNNPSMEKKNARQQTAPKVVRHYPAELTLFPYKHFVDLYNFQKVELHPFGLYNLGNSCYANAVLQCLAFTRPLTAYLLGGHHSRNCSIKEWCFMCELEKLIVEGKRGKSPISPTGILSHLHEIGSSFGPGREEDAHEFLRYAIDTMQSTSMKEAQKNGVHRLAEETTLMQLIFGGYLLSKIKCTKCEASSEQCERILDLTVEIDGDVRTLDDALRRFTSTEVLDGDNRYHCSRCKSYERARKKLRISEAPNILTIALKRYQSGKFGKINKVVRFKEHLNLSDYMSATDDYTPVYKLYAVVVHRDDMNAAVSGHYVCYVKDPQGRWHEMDDSKVKPVSLEKVLSTCAYMLLYARCSPRAPGFVRKAMLTQGPSRAKKPKQMADSGSAPLGGGSNLNRHQGGQLCKGRVAHDLTYRLDTSDDSSFRVPGFSRSDSSSLFSNSDAGSTSTFSSDSTDSTRSSTSMEECGYLFRSFDQMCPVSIPEEDELSYSRQRSSLNPSSSSGQDMDQAGEFARQYQHKHQAGRGVWEGGENPSVSYTDQGKHQGSSSRSRSCSRSCKLTEQRRVTGEIGHGPIEGGAAFYIDGQVGRGRPRYFIDTGGSGL